From a single Helicovermis profundi genomic region:
- a CDS encoding selenium metabolism-associated LysR family transcriptional regulator, translating to MDFKQLESFVTIAKLNSFSKAAEKLFLTQPTISNHIHILEKELDTVLLNRSNKKVTLTKAGEILFENAINLLNKKEQTFFALNEYKGKLEGKLEISSSTIPEQYFLSTVIKKFSSKYPDVKYTLLRNDTKQVIDKILLGEIDFGLVGAMENNKNLEYINILEDEIVLIAPNNSTFKNVKELSIENVLMYPIIFREIGSGTRKTVETALKNARIDISKLNVIATIEDNETIKKMVESGFGISFMSKKAIINEVKLNLVKEIKIKDIDIVRYFYFVFHKKRSLSPLSEEFKNFIVN from the coding sequence ATGGATTTTAAACAATTAGAAAGTTTTGTGACAATAGCTAAATTAAATAGTTTTTCTAAGGCTGCTGAAAAATTATTTTTAACACAACCTACAATTAGCAACCATATTCATATACTTGAAAAAGAACTCGATACAGTATTATTAAATAGATCAAACAAGAAAGTTACATTAACAAAAGCAGGAGAAATACTTTTTGAAAATGCAATAAATTTATTAAATAAAAAAGAACAAACCTTTTTTGCGCTTAACGAATATAAAGGCAAACTTGAAGGTAAACTCGAGATTTCTTCTAGTACTATACCAGAACAATATTTTTTAAGCACAGTTATTAAGAAATTTAGTAGCAAATATCCCGATGTAAAATACACGCTCCTTAGAAATGACACAAAACAAGTTATAGATAAAATACTACTTGGGGAAATTGATTTCGGACTTGTAGGAGCCATGGAAAACAATAAAAACTTAGAATATATCAATATACTAGAAGATGAAATCGTTTTAATAGCTCCTAATAATTCAACATTTAAAAACGTTAAAGAGTTGTCAATCGAAAATGTACTAATGTATCCTATAATTTTTAGAGAAATTGGTTCTGGCACAAGAAAAACTGTTGAAACTGCCCTTAAAAATGCAAGAATTGATATAAGTAAATTAAATGTTATTGCTACAATTGAAGATAATGAAACAATAAAAAAAATGGTCGAGAGTGGCTTTGGAATAAGCTTTATGTCTAAAAAAGCAATAATTAATGAAGTAAAACTTAATCTTGTAAAAGAAATTAAAATTAAGGATATTGACATCGTTAGATATTTTTATTTTGTTTTTCATAAAAAACGATCTTTATCACCACTAAGTGAAGAATTTAAAAATTTTATAGTAAACTAA
- a CDS encoding helix-turn-helix domain-containing protein, translating into MNKGKLYSLLKQNEGPKLDFKEEVDITCESGKKEMAKDIIAIANSQGGRGYIIIGVVDKTKVIKGIGDKEYREESIQQLLSLRCDPPLVVRVEKVKVEKKEVCVIIIFRSFQKPHQMRQTGAFYLRRGSTTDVARRDEIASMLQYNGIINNEKTPLFNMSLDVYDKDLIDSYLRKINLINQVDNYSLLNNLGIFHYDKDSDSFVPTLGGVLMFCKNPQLFLPYTGIRIVNRFSKDKKVVFVKGNIFDMIDKVVNYFMNLDINYPVDAVKEAVINALIHRDYFDISREILINVGKRKIVVSNPGSTFGKERVNNLIHNSNPRRRNNWLYNVFLIVDSGKNLDRGLFFIKSSFEERVQFINIRKTNIFKVVMPGMNSLNKN; encoded by the coding sequence ATGAATAAAGGAAAATTATATTCTTTACTAAAACAAAATGAAGGACCAAAACTTGATTTTAAAGAAGAAGTTGATATTACATGTGAATCAGGTAAAAAAGAAATGGCAAAAGATATTATTGCGATTGCAAACAGCCAAGGCGGAAGAGGATATATAATAATTGGTGTTGTAGATAAGACAAAAGTTATTAAAGGAATTGGTGATAAAGAGTATAGGGAAGAATCTATTCAGCAATTACTCAGTTTAAGATGTGACCCTCCACTTGTTGTAAGAGTAGAAAAAGTTAAGGTTGAAAAAAAAGAAGTTTGCGTAATTATTATATTTAGGAGTTTTCAAAAACCGCATCAAATGCGTCAAACAGGCGCGTTCTATCTTAGACGGGGTTCAACTACAGATGTTGCTAGAAGAGATGAAATTGCGAGTATGCTTCAATATAATGGCATTATAAACAATGAAAAGACACCATTATTTAATATGAGCTTAGATGTATATGATAAAGATTTGATTGATAGCTATTTGAGAAAAATAAATTTAATTAATCAAGTAGATAATTATTCTCTTCTGAATAATCTTGGCATTTTTCATTATGATAAAGATAGTGATTCTTTTGTTCCTACTCTTGGCGGAGTACTTATGTTTTGTAAGAATCCACAACTTTTTTTGCCCTATACTGGTATAAGAATTGTAAATCGATTTTCAAAAGATAAAAAGGTTGTGTTTGTTAAAGGAAATATTTTTGATATGATTGATAAAGTGGTTAACTATTTTATGAATTTAGATATTAATTATCCTGTTGATGCTGTAAAAGAAGCGGTTATTAATGCTTTAATACATAGGGATTATTTTGATATATCCAGAGAAATACTTATAAATGTTGGAAAGCGAAAAATTGTTGTAAGTAATCCAGGTAGTACATTTGGGAAAGAAAGGGTTAATAATTTAATACATAATTCGAATCCTAGAAGACGAAATAACTGGTTGTATAATGTTTTTTTAATAGTAGATAGTGGCAAAAATCTTGATAGAGGATTATTTTTTATAAAATCAAGTTTCGAAGAAAGAGTACAATTTATAAATATTAGAAAAACAAATATTTTTAAAGTAGTAATGCCAGGAATGAATAGTTTAAACAAAAACTAA
- the recA gene encoding recombinase RecA yields MAKVNDNRKKALDTVLGQIEKQFGKGSIMVLGDEGSRLNVESIPTGSLDLDIALGIGGIPKGRVIEIYGPESSGKTTVSLHALAEAQKQGGVAAFIDAEHALDPVYAKNIGVDTDNLILSQPDTGEQALEIVDALVRSGAVDIIVVDSVAALVPKAEITGEMGDSHMGLQARLMSQALRKLTGAIKKSNTSVIFINQLRMKIGVMFGNPETTTGGNALKFYASVRLDVRKIDTLKKDGEIIGNRTKVKVVKNKVAPPFKIAEFDIMYGKGISKEGSILDCAVKADIVNKSGSWFSYKDEKLGQGRDNSKNYLLENLDILNEIEERVRIHYNLIETVDAPNQETGEI; encoded by the coding sequence ATGGCAAAAGTAAATGATAATAGAAAAAAAGCACTTGATACTGTACTAGGTCAGATAGAAAAGCAATTTGGTAAGGGTTCAATTATGGTATTAGGTGATGAGGGTTCAAGGTTAAATGTTGAAAGTATTCCAACGGGTTCTTTGGATTTAGATATAGCGCTTGGTATAGGCGGAATTCCTAAAGGTAGAGTTATAGAGATATATGGTCCTGAGTCTTCAGGTAAAACTACGGTTTCTCTTCATGCTCTAGCAGAAGCACAAAAGCAAGGCGGTGTAGCGGCATTTATTGATGCTGAGCATGCTCTTGATCCTGTTTATGCTAAAAATATTGGTGTTGATACAGATAATTTAATTCTATCTCAACCAGATACTGGTGAACAAGCTCTTGAGATTGTCGATGCATTAGTTAGGTCTGGTGCTGTTGATATTATAGTTGTAGATTCAGTTGCAGCTCTTGTTCCAAAAGCTGAGATTACTGGTGAGATGGGTGATAGTCATATGGGTCTTCAAGCAAGACTTATGTCACAAGCTCTTAGAAAACTTACTGGTGCTATTAAAAAGTCAAATACAAGTGTTATTTTTATCAATCAGTTAAGAATGAAAATTGGAGTTATGTTTGGTAACCCTGAAACTACTACTGGTGGTAATGCACTTAAATTCTATGCAAGTGTTAGGCTTGATGTAAGAAAGATTGATACACTAAAAAAAGATGGAGAAATTATTGGTAATAGAACTAAAGTAAAAGTTGTTAAAAATAAAGTGGCTCCTCCATTTAAAATTGCTGAATTTGATATTATGTATGGTAAGGGTATTTCTAAAGAAGGAAGTATTTTAGATTGTGCTGTTAAAGCTGATATTGTTAATAAATCTGGTTCTTGGTTCAGCTATAAAGATGAAAAACTTGGTCAAGGTAGAGATAACTCAAAAAATTACTTGCTTGAGAATTTAGATATTTTAAATGAAATTGAAGAAAGAGTAAGAATTCATTATAATTTGATTGAGACTGTAGATGCTCCGAATCAAGAAACTGGAGAAATTTAG
- a CDS encoding sensor histidine kinase produces the protein MKTIFKKLLIVYLVVLFIAYIIISAGANSVLQYFFINEKKATLLKQAESFQEMYLEACQTGVLDVDKVRSELISFQKYTRSSIWLIKSDGRFLLNNEKNSLVFSDSGITVGDLKKVFEKNIITKRGYMNGVTDQVLVIGYPIIVDNSAHLGMFMMVPMPEIYKTTSAIFMITVIALSISGLIAIIILFTITRRINKEISSLTDAVRYIAKGNFDKKIKVNRNDEIGELAESFNYMADELCKQEAKKKKFISNLSHDLRSPLTSITGYTRGILDGTIERDKQDRYLKIVFNESERLTKMVNDMLDLSAMEGGNLTLNKTDFDINSMLLNELDKFESRIIEKKVKLTLNLFKESILAHGDVESIRRVIYNLMDNALKFIDIEGKLTIKSEIKDEKIIIGIQNSGAIIPKEDIKNIWTRFTKLDDSRGMQRKSTGLGLSIVKEIIKAHEEKIEVYSDEKIGVMFIFSVATQIFKKNN, from the coding sequence ATGAAAACTATTTTTAAAAAATTATTAATTGTATATTTAGTTGTACTTTTTATAGCGTATATTATTATTAGTGCTGGAGCGAATTCTGTTCTCCAGTACTTCTTTATTAATGAAAAAAAAGCGACCTTATTAAAGCAAGCGGAGTCATTTCAAGAAATGTATTTAGAAGCATGTCAAACAGGTGTTTTAGATGTTGATAAAGTGAGAAGTGAATTAATTTCTTTTCAAAAATATACTAGATCAAGTATATGGCTTATAAAGTCAGATGGAAGATTCTTACTTAACAATGAAAAAAATAGCTTAGTATTTAGTGATTCAGGTATTACTGTAGGTGATCTTAAAAAAGTTTTTGAAAAAAATATAATTACGAAACGTGGTTATATGAATGGTGTAACTGATCAAGTTTTAGTAATTGGTTATCCAATAATTGTTGATAATTCTGCTCATCTTGGTATGTTTATGATGGTACCTATGCCGGAAATATATAAAACTACATCGGCAATTTTTATGATAACAGTTATTGCCCTATCAATTTCTGGACTTATTGCAATTATAATTCTTTTTACAATTACAAGAAGGATTAATAAAGAAATTTCGAGTTTAACAGATGCAGTTAGATATATAGCAAAAGGCAATTTTGATAAAAAAATCAAAGTAAATAGAAACGACGAAATCGGAGAGCTTGCAGAAAGTTTTAATTATATGGCGGATGAACTATGTAAGCAAGAGGCTAAAAAGAAAAAGTTTATTTCAAACTTATCACATGATTTAAGAAGTCCACTTACCTCAATAACAGGATATACAAGAGGAATACTTGATGGAACGATTGAAAGAGATAAGCAAGATAGATATTTAAAAATTGTATTTAACGAAAGTGAAAGATTAACAAAAATGGTAAATGATATGCTTGATCTTTCGGCGATGGAAGGTGGGAATTTAACTTTAAATAAAACAGATTTTGATATTAATTCCATGCTTTTAAATGAACTTGATAAATTTGAAAGTAGAATAATTGAAAAAAAAGTTAAATTAACTTTAAATTTATTTAAAGAATCTATTTTAGCTCACGGTGATGTTGAAAGTATTAGAAGAGTTATTTATAATTTAATGGATAATGCACTTAAATTTATTGATATTGAGGGGAAATTAACTATAAAATCAGAAATTAAAGATGAAAAAATTATTATAGGAATTCAAAATAGTGGTGCGATTATTCCAAAAGAAGATATTAAAAATATATGGACTAGATTTACAAAATTAGATGATTCAAGAGGAATGCAAAGAAAATCTACAGGTCTTGGACTTTCAATTGTTAAAGAAATTATTAAAGCTCATGAAGAGAAAATAGAAGTTTATAGCGACGAAAAAATAGGTGTTATGTTTATATTTTCAGTAGCTACACAAATTTTTAAAAAAAACAATTAG
- a CDS encoding response regulator transcription factor: protein MSRNKKVFIVDDDPNISGLISLYLSKEGYTTTEFLSGKEMLTKFSENIPDLILLDIMLPEMDGYEVLREIRKISKVPVIMVTAKNDTFDKVLGLELGADDYMVKPFDPKEMLARVKAVIRRYSDTTDDSNVLVLPNLIINMTDFNLTYFGKKMEIPPKEMELLYHLASHPNRVFTREQLLDQIWGYDYIGETRTVDVHIKRLREKLSNQTEWEIKTVWGVGYKFRLDK, encoded by the coding sequence ATGAGCAGAAATAAAAAAGTGTTTATAGTAGATGATGATCCTAATATATCTGGACTAATCTCACTATATTTATCAAAAGAAGGTTACACTACAACAGAATTTTTATCAGGAAAAGAAATGTTAACAAAGTTTTCTGAAAATATTCCTGATTTAATTTTACTTGATATAATGCTTCCTGAAATGGATGGATATGAAGTATTAAGGGAAATTAGAAAAATAAGCAAAGTTCCCGTTATTATGGTTACTGCAAAAAATGATACATTTGATAAAGTGTTAGGGCTTGAACTTGGGGCAGATGATTATATGGTTAAACCATTTGATCCTAAAGAAATGCTTGCTAGAGTAAAGGCTGTTATAAGAAGATATTCAGATACGACTGATGATTCGAATGTATTAGTTCTTCCGAATTTAATTATTAATATGACTGATTTTAATTTAACTTATTTTGGTAAGAAGATGGAAATTCCACCAAAAGAAATGGAGCTTCTTTATCATCTTGCAAGTCATCCAAATAGAGTTTTTACTAGAGAACAGTTACTTGATCAGATATGGGGTTATGATTATATAGGTGAAACAAGAACAGTAGATGTTCATATTAAAAGATTAAGAGAGAAACTTAGTAACCAAACAGAATGGGAAATAAAAACGGTATGGGGTGTTGGATATAAATTTAGATTAGACAAGTAA